CTGTCCGGACGCCGCGGTCACAGCTCCACCACCGACCGCAGGACCTCGCCCTTCTTCATCTTCGCGAACGCGTCCTCCACCTTGTCGATGCTGGTGCGCTCGTCGATGAAGTCGCCGAGCGGGAACCGGCCCTGCAGGTACAGGTCGGTGTACAGCGGGAAGTCCCGCTCCGGCAGGCAGTCGCCGTACCAGGCGGACTTCACCGAACCACCGCGGCTGAACACGTCGGCCAGCGGCAGGTTCAGCTGCATCTCCGGGGTCGGCACACCGACGAGCACCACGCGGCCGGCGAGGTCGCGGAGGTAGAAGGCCTGGGTGAAGGTCTGCGGCACACCCACCGCGTCCACCACCACGTCGGCGCCGACCCCGCCGAGGATCTCCTGCACCGCCTTGACGACCGGCTGGTCCTCACCCTGCGCTGAGGCATCGCCCGGCAGGGAGCGGGAGTTGATGACATGGGTCGCGCCGAAGTCCTTCGCCCGCTCCAGCTTCCCGTCGGAGACGTCGATGGCGATGATCGTCGTCGCCCCGGCGAGCTTCGCACCGGCGACCGCGGCCATCCCCACACCACCGCAGCCGATGACGGCGACGGACTCGCCGCGCCGGATGTCGCCGGTGTTCACCGCGGCGCCCAGGCCCGCCATGATGCCGCAGCCGAGCAGGCCGGCCGCCGCCGGATCCGCCGCCGGGTCGACCTTCGTGCACTGCCCCTCGTGGACGAGGGTCTTGTCGATGAAGGCGCCGATGCCGAGCGCCGCCTCGAGCTCGGTGCCGTCGGCCAGGGTCATCGGCGCCGAGGCGTTGAAGGTGTTGAAGCAGTACTGGGGCTGCCCCTTCTTACAGGCGCGGCACTCGCCGCACACCGCGCGCCAGTTGAGGACGACGAAGTCCCCGACGGCGACATGGCTGACCTCGGAGCCGACGGTCTCGACGATGCCGGACGCCTCGTGGCCCAGCAGGTAGGGGTAGTTGTCCCCGATGCCGCCGTCGCGGTAGGCGAGGTCGGTGTGGCACACCCCGCAGGCCTGGATCTTCACGATGACGTCATGGGGGCCCGGGTCCGGGACCACCACGTCGACCAGTTCGACGTCCGCGCCCTTGCTCCTGGCGATGACTCCCTTGACGGTGGTGCTCATTGTGTTTTACCGGTCCTTCCTCGGGTTTTCCTGTCGGTGATGACGATCACGTCTCACCCTACCGGCCCCACCGCCACCCCGCCCGGCACCGGCCCCCGGTCCGACCGGACCCGTCGGTGGCGGCCCGGACCCGCTAAGATCGACGGGCAGACAACCATCACCCGTCCAGGAGGCTCCAGCATGATCCAGCTCGTCGTCGGCGCCGCAGCCGGGTACGTTTTCGGCACGAAGGCGGGACGCCGCCGCTTCGAACAGATCCGCGGCGCCTACGAGACCGCCGTCAATTCCCCGGTCACCCGCCGTGCCGTCCGCGCCGGACGCAAGGCCCTCGCCGACCGGCTCGACCCCGAACCGCGGATGCGCGAGGTCCGCGACCTGCGCCCCGGCCGCCACGGCAACCGGAGCCTCGACGGCCAGGAGCTGCTGGAGAACGACGACCTCGACTTCGACGAGGACCGGATCATCGGCACCGATGACCCGGTGATGCGGGACGCGAAGGGGCGTCCCGCCCGCGACCAGGACCGGTCCGGACGCCCCACCGGCCGCCGCCGCTAAACCGGACCAGCCGGCCCGGGGGTCGCGAGCCGAGCCGGGGGTCAGTCGGCCAGTTCCCCGTAGTCCTGCGCGCGGTCCTGCAGCGTCCGCCGGTACTTCTCCAGCGCCATGAGGTCGGCGAAGGTGGCGTTGTACTCCTTCTTCTCCGCCCCGCCCCGGTCCGGGCGCATCCGCTGCATCCGGGCCTTCAGCTCGGCGATCTCCGCACCGACCCAGCGTTCCTCCATCCGGGCGACGACGGCGTCCGCGTAGAACGGCAGCCGGTCCGCCTCACACCGCGGTTCCTCGACCGCCAGCTCACTGATCACCGCCCGGCACATGACGTCGCCGGTCGCGGCGGTGACCGCATCCAGCCAGTCGGCGCCGGGGGCGTGGCCGCCGTCGCCGGACGCCCCGACCGAGCCCACGCCGCCGGCCTTCTGCACCGCCTCGGCCACCGCCATGTAGGTGGGGTGTTCGAAACTGTCGGTGAGCAGGCCGTCGGCGTCCGCCCCGACGAGCTGGGGTTCCTGGAGCATGAGCTTGAGCACCTCCCGGACCGGCTGCAGGTAACCGTCATCGGGATCGGGCCGGGTCAGGCTCGACTGCTGTGCCTGTGCCGCGGCGGCCTCGCGTTCCTTCTCCTCGGCCCGGCGGGCGAGCCGGGCCACCCCCTCCTTCAGCGCGGGGCCGGAGGACCGGCGACCGGCCCGGCGCGCCTCCTGCCGCACCTGGGCGACGACCTCGCCCGGGTCCGGCCAGGACAGCCACCCGGCGGCCTGCCGCGCGTATTCGTCGCGCAGCGCGTCGTCACGGATTCCGGCGAGCACGGGGACGACCCGGCGCATCGCTTCCACCCGACCGTCGATGTGGTGGGTGTCGTAGCCGCCGATGATGGTGCGGATGACGAACTCGAACATGGGGATCCGGTCGGCGACCATCTCACGCACCGCGGCGTCGCCACGGTCCATCCGCAGGTCGCAGGGGTCCATCCCGTCGGGTGCGACGGCGACGTAGCTGCGTCCGGTGAATTTCTGGTCGCCCTCGAAGGCGCGCATCGCGGCCTTCTGCCCGGCCTCGTCCCCGTCGAAGGTGTAGATGATCTCCCCGCGGAAGAACTGGTCGTCGAGCATGAACCGGCGCAGCATCTGCAGGTGCTCCTCGCCGAAGGCGGTACCGCAGGCCGCGACGGCGGTGTGCACCCCGGCCGCGTGCAGCGCCATGACGTCGGTGTAGCCCTCGACGATGACGGCCTGGTGGTCGGCGCCGATCGACTTCTTCGCCCGGTCGAGGCCGAACAGCACCTTCGACTTCTTGTACAGGAGCGTCTCGGGGGTGTTCATGTACTTGCCGAGCTTGTCGTCGTCGAAGAGTTTCCGTGCACCGAAGCCGATGACGTCGCCGGCGGAGTTCCGGATCGGCCACAGCAGCCGCCGGTGGAACCGGTCGATGGGACCGCGGTTGCCCATCCTGCTCAGCCCCGCGGCCTCGAGCTCCTTGAAGTCGAAGCCCTTGCGCAGCAGGTGCTTGGTCAGGGTGTCCCACCCGGCGGGCGCGTACCCGCAGCCGAACTCGGCGACGAGATCATCGTCGAAACCCCGGTCACGCAGCAGGTCGCGCGCCTTCTCCGCCCCGGGGTCTGTGTTGCCGGTATCGGTGAACTGTGCCCGGTAGAACTCCTGGGCCGCCCGGTTCGCGGCGATGAGACGCTGCCGGGTGCCGGGCTCGACCCGGTTGACCGGGCCGCCACCGGTGTAGTTGATCTGGTAGCCGATCCGCTCGGCGCATTCCTCGACGGCCTCGGGGAAGGTGACGTGCTCCATCTTCATGAGGAAGCTGAAGACGTCCCCGCCCTCGCCGGTGGCGAAGCAGTGGAAGTAGCCCTTGTTCGGCCGGACGTGGAAGGAGGGGGTCTTCTCGTCCTTGAACGGGCTGAGCCCCTTCAGCGAGTCCACGCCACCGGGGGTGAGCTGCACATACTCCCCCACCACCTCCTCGATCGGGGTGCGCTCCCTGATCGCGGCGATGTCGCTGTCCGGAATCCGCCCTCGTGCCATGCCGACCATGATAGCCACCTGTCCCCCGCCCGTCCGCGGTGGCGTCCCACCGCTTCCTCCGTTCTGCTCCGCGGCCGTCGGGATGCCCCTATGCTTTCTCCGTAACAACTGATCCAGACTGTGACGACTGCATGACGACCGCGCGCCCTGACCGGCACCTGCGGCGCCGCGTGCTCAGAAGGGATGACTGACCATGGCTGCAGCAGCCAAGCATTATGACGTGCTCATCGTCGGCTCCGGATTCGGCGGCTCGGTGTCCGCCCTCCGGTTGACCGAGAAGGGCTACTCCGTCGGCGTCGTCGAAGCCGGACGCCGCTTCGCCGACAAGGACTTCGCGAAGAACTCCTGGCACCTCAGGGACTTCCTGTGGGCCCCGAAGCTGGGCTTCTACGGTATCCAGCGGGTCCACCTGCTCAAGGACGCAATGATCCTCGCCGGCGCCGGGGTCGGCGGCGGCTCCCTGAACTACGCCAACACCCTCTACAAGCCCGGCGAGAACTACTTCCACAGCCCCGCCTGGGACCACATCACCGACTGGGAGGACGAGCTCAGCCCGTACTACGACCAGGCGCGCAAGATGCTCGGCGTGGTCGACAACCCGACGTTCACCCCGGCGGACAAGCTGTCCAAGCAGGTCGCCGAGGAAATGGGCGTCGGTGACACGTTCCGGATGACGCCGGTCGGCGTGTTCTTCGGCAAGAAGGTCGGACTGGAAGGCGAGGAGGGCGAGACCGTCGCCGACCCGTACTTCGGCGGGGTCGGCCCGGAGCGCACCGCCTGCACCGAATGCGGCGAGTGCATGACCGGCTGCCGGCACGGTGCGAAGAACACCCTGCTGAAGAACTACCTCTACCTGGCGGAGAAGGCCGGCACCGAGGTCCACGACCGGTCGACGGTGACCACGGTCCGCAAACTCGGCGCCGACGACGAGCCCGGCTGGGAAATCACGGTGGAGCGCACCGGCCCGCTGTTCGGGAAGAAGAAGACCCGCACCTTCACCAGTGACTACCTGATCATCGCGGCCGGGACCTGGGGCACCCAGAACCTGCTGCACCGGCAGAAGGAGGACGGCACCCTGCCGCACCTCTCCCCGCACCTCGGCCAGCTCACCCGCACCAACTCGGAGGCACTGCTGGGTGTGGGGCTGTGGAAGTCCGACCCGGAATACGATTTCCACAAGGGCGTGGCGATCACGTCGAGCTACTGGCCGGCGCCGGACACCCACATCGAACCGGTCCGCTACGGGGTGGGCTCCAACGCGATGGGCCTGCTGCAGACGATGAACACCGACGGGGACACGAAGTGGCCCCGCTGGGTGGAGTTCCTCCGCCAGCTGGCGATGAACCCCAAGGCGGTGAAGCTCGTCGCCGACCTGCGCGGCTGGTCGGAGCGCACGATGATCAACCTGGTCATGCAGGCCCGCGACAACTCGCTGACCACCAGCCTGAAGAAGCTCGGCCCGCTGCGGCTGCTCACCAGCCGGCAGGGCGAGGGGGAGCCGAACCCGAGCTGGATCCCGGAGGGCAACGAGGCGACCCGCCGTGGTGCCGCCCACTTCGACAAGGCCGTCGCCGGCGGCGTGTGGCCGGAGGTCTTCAACATCCCGCTGACCGCACACTTCCTCGGCGGCTGCACGATCTCGGACACGCCCGAGGACGGAGTGGTCGACCCCTACCACCGGGTGTGGGGTTACCCGAGCATGTTCGTCACCGACGGCTCCTCGATCACCGCGAACCCGGGTGTGAACCCGTCGCTGTCGATCTCGGCGAACGCGGAGCGGGCCGCCGCCCTGTGGCCGAACAAGGGTGAGGCGGACCCCCGCCCGGCGCAGGCGGAGACCGTCGGCGCCTACCGTCGGGTCTCCCCGGTCGAGCCGCACCACCCGGTCGTCCCGGCGGACGCCCCGGCCGCACTGCGTCTGCCGATCACCCCGGTCCGTTCCGCGCCGGCGCCGTCGGTCTGATTCCCGGTCCCGTGCCCGGTGTGGTTCACTGGTAGACCGTGAACTCAGGGAACAACACCCCGCGGGGGAAGATCGGCGCCGTCGTCGGGGCCGTGGTGGTCCTCGTCGCCGGCTACTTCGGGGTGGACGCCGCCCTCGACGACGGCGGATCCGGAACGGACACCACCGCCCGGACGAGCAGTGCGGCGCGCGCGACAGGCGCGACAGGCACGGGCGGCACAGCGGGTGCATCGGGCACTGTCTCCGCCGGCGGGGATTCCTGCGCGGTCGACACGCTGCCCACCGAGGCCGACGAGGTCATCGACGCGGTCCTCGACGGTGGTCCGTTCGACCATCCCGGTGACGACGGGAAGCACTTCGGCAACTACGAGGGGGCGCTGCCGAAGGAGTCCGGCAGTTACTACCGCGAGTACACGGTGGACACTCCCGGGGTGCACCACCGCGGGGCCCGCCGCATCGTCGTCGGCGGCGGCTCGGACACCGACCCGGACGTCTGGTATTACACCGACGACCACTACGCGTCCTTCTGCAGCATCCCCGACGCCGAGGACTGAGCCGGGCCGGAACTCACCCCCAGGCGGCGCTGATCGCCGAGGCCGCCCGGTCGAGCCGTTCGAGCCGCGACTCGGTGAGTGAGGCCACCTGGTCGACGACGACGCGCAGCCGGGCGGCGTCGCTGTCCGCCTCCTGCCACCACATCCGGTAGATCTGGTCGAGGCTTCCCGGCGCCCCGGCCGCCAGATAGTGGGAGACCCGGAAGATCCGGTCGCGTTGCCGGTCCTGCCGGGCGAGGTGCTGCTTCTCGTCCATGACGTAGAGCACCGCCAGGGACTTCAGCAGCGTCACCTCCGCCTGCGCCTCGGCGGGGACGACGAGGTCGGCGGCGAAGCGGCCGAGCCCGACCCCGGCATCATGTTCCCGTTCATGCCGGGCGCGGGTGGCGGTCACCGCCGCGGTGACGAACCTGCTCACCAGTTCACTGGTCAGTCCCTTGAGCGCGACGAGATCCGCCAGCGACCCCTGGAAATCCGCGGCGCGCACCACCGGCGGCATGGCACGCAGCCGGTCGGCCGCCTCGACGAGTTCGGCCGGGTCCCCGCCGAAGGCCCGCGCCCCCTTCTCCGCGAGGTTCGCCAGTTCCACCAGGTCCCACAGCACATTGAGGCTGATGCGTCCGGACAGCACCCCGTCCTCGACATCGTGGACGGAGTAGGCCACGTCATCCGACCAGTCCATCACCTGTGCCTCCAGGCACTTGCGCCCCTCGGGGGCGCCCTCCCGGATCCAGTCGAGCACCGGCAGGTCCTCGGCGTAGCAGGAGTACTTGCGCCGGCGGGAGCCGTCGGCGGCGACGGGTCCCCAGGGATACTTGCAGGCGGCGTCCAGACTCGCCCGGGTGAGGTTGAGCCCGTAGCTGGTCTCCGCCCCGTCGTGGCCGGGGCCGAGCACCTTCGGTTCGAGGCGGACGAGGATCCGCAGAGTCTGGGCGTTGCCCTCGAAACCGCCGCAGGACGCCGCGACCTCGTTGAGCGCGTTCTCCCCGTTGTGCCCGTAGGGCGGATGCCCGATGTCGTGGGTCAGTCCGGCGAGGTCGGCGAGGTCGGGATCCACCCCGAGCGTCTTGCCGATCCCCCGGGAGATCTGCGCGACCTCCAGGGAATGGGTCAGCCGGGTGCGCGGTGTGTCGCCCGAGCCGGGTCCGACGACCTGCGTCTTGTCGGCGAGGCGACGCAGTGCGGCACTGTGCAGCACCCGGGCGCGGTCCCGGTCGAAGGCGTCCCGGTGGTCCGGCAGTGCGCCGGGCAGCCCGAGGGTCTTGTCCGGGGTGGGCAGGATGCGGGCGAGATCGTGCCCGGTGTACCGGTAGCGTTCCACGGCGGTCAGTCCCGGTCCCGGCCGACGAGCTTCGCGGCGGTCGAGTCGTCGAAACTGTAGTCACCGCCGCCGCGGTGGGTGGCCTTGTAGTACAGCAGGCCACCGGTCTCGTGGAGGATACTGTCGACCTGTTCCTGGCGTCCGGAGACCGCCGGACCCTGCCGCGTCGGCGACCCGTGGGCCGATATCCCCTGGTCGCGGACCATGTCGGTGGCGCGCAGTGAGTGGCTGGGGTCGGTCACGACGACCACGCTGCCCCAGCCTTCGTCGTGGGCCCGCCGGCCGAAGGCCTCGGCGGATTCGAGAGTGTCCGCACCCTCGGTGATCTCGGTGATGTCCTGCTGCGGCACGCCCCGGTCCACCAGGTACATGCCGCCGGCCTGCGCCTCGGTGTAGGCGTCGCCCTCCTGCTTGCCGCCGACGGTGACGATGCGGGGTGCGACCCCCGCCTCGTAGAGGTCGCGGGCATGGTCGAGGCGGGCCTCGAACCACTGGGAGGGTGTGCCGTTGTACTGGGCGGCACCGAGGACGAGGATGGTGTCCGCCGACGACCGGTCGTCCTGGCGGGCGTAGGCCCAGACGTGGGCGGCGGTGGCGATGCCGATGACGAGCGCGACGACGACGGTGCCGACGATCGCGTAGATCAGTCCGCGGACCGTCGTGCCGACTCCTCTTCCCAGTGACTTCAGTGCAGCCATGCAGCTCACTGTACGCACCTGTACCTGGAAGTTCCGTTATTGTTGGGGGTATGTGCGCTGATAATCCTGTCCTGTCCACCCCCGCTGGTGAGCGTCGTTCACCCCTGCGTGTCCGCGGTCGCCGTGCCGCCGCCTCGCTGGCGGTCGCAGGGGTGGCCGGGCTGGGTGCCGTCGGATTCGGGCTCGTCGGGGCACCGGCCGCGGGTGCGGTGACGGCGCCGGCGGGACAGTCCTCGACCGTGCTCGCGCAGGGCACCGCCACCGCGCCGGAGATCACCCTGGACTCCCAGGTCGTTGACCAGGCCGGGGTGCTCTCCGACTCGGAGAAGTCGTCGATCGAGGACAAGCTGGCCAAGGGGCCGAAGGAGACCGACGTCAAGGCGTACCTGGTGTACGTGGACGGCGGGAACGCGGAACAGCTCGCCGGTAGTCTCCAATCCCAGCTCAACATCAACAACGCACTGATCATCGTCGTGGACACTACGTCCGGAAGTGTCTCCACGAATCCGGGCCGCAGTGTACCCAATTCGGTCACAAAAGACGTCAATTCGGCCATCAAGGACAAGATGACGGGTGGCAACTGGGCCGAGGGTGGAGAAGCGATCGGTGACGTCGTCGCCGATGTCACCCCGACCTCCACCTATGTCTGGGGCGGAGTCGCCGCCGTGGTCGTCGTCGGCGGAGGTGGCGGCGCCTTCTGGTGGAGCAGGAAGAAGAGGAAGCAGAACGAGGCGCAGGAGATCGAGGCAACCCGCTCGGTGGCCCCGGGTGATTCCGGTGACCTCTCCCAGCAGCCGACCCACGCGCTGCGGACCGTCGCCGCCGAGGAGCTGCAGTCCACCGACGAGTCCATCCGTAAGGGGGCTCAGGAACTCCAGACCGCGGAATCCGAGTTCGGCGAGGAACGCACCCGCGATCTGCGACGTGCCCTCGATTCCTCGCGTCGCACACTCAGCCAGTCCTACAGCGAATACCAGCGCCTCCAGAACGGCGTGGTCCGCGACGAAATGGAGGAACGCGCCGTCCTCATCGACGTCATCTCGTCGTGCGGGAAGGCCGATGAAGAGCTCAACAGCCAGGCCGCCCGATTCGCGGAGCTGCGTCACCAGCTCATCAACGCCCCCGAGATCATCGAGAAGATGTTCCAGCAGACCGTCGAACTGCGTTCCCGCGTCCCGCAGGCGCGGACCACGCTCGAATCGCTGACCACCCGCGTCGACCCCGATCTGCTCAGCTCCGTCGTCGACAACCCGGACATCGCCGAGGCCGAGATCGCCGAAGCGGAAAAGGCCATCAGCCGGGCCCGCGAGATCCTCAAACTCCCCGCCGGCCAGCAGGGTGGGCTTATGGAGGCCGCCGGTACCGCCCACGTCGCACTCGGCCAAGCCCGCAGCCAGCTCGACGGCGTGGACCACGCCGAGCTCCAGCTGCGCGAGGCACAGTCCAACCTGTCCTCCCTC
This is a stretch of genomic DNA from Corynebacterium nuruki S6-4. It encodes these proteins:
- a CDS encoding S-(hydroxymethyl)mycothiol dehydrogenase; its protein translation is MSTTVKGVIARSKGADVELVDVVVPDPGPHDVIVKIQACGVCHTDLAYRDGGIGDNYPYLLGHEASGIVETVGSEVSHVAVGDFVVLNWRAVCGECRACKKGQPQYCFNTFNASAPMTLADGTELEAALGIGAFIDKTLVHEGQCTKVDPAADPAAAGLLGCGIMAGLGAAVNTGDIRRGESVAVIGCGGVGMAAVAGAKLAGATTIIAIDVSDGKLERAKDFGATHVINSRSLPGDASAQGEDQPVVKAVQEILGGVGADVVVDAVGVPQTFTQAFYLRDLAGRVVLVGVPTPEMQLNLPLADVFSRGGSVKSAWYGDCLPERDFPLYTDLYLQGRFPLGDFIDERTSIDKVEDAFAKMKKGEVLRSVVEL
- the dnaG gene encoding DNA primase; its protein translation is MARGRIPDSDIAAIRERTPIEEVVGEYVQLTPGGVDSLKGLSPFKDEKTPSFHVRPNKGYFHCFATGEGGDVFSFLMKMEHVTFPEAVEECAERIGYQINYTGGGPVNRVEPGTRQRLIAANRAAQEFYRAQFTDTGNTDPGAEKARDLLRDRGFDDDLVAEFGCGYAPAGWDTLTKHLLRKGFDFKELEAAGLSRMGNRGPIDRFHRRLLWPIRNSAGDVIGFGARKLFDDDKLGKYMNTPETLLYKKSKVLFGLDRAKKSIGADHQAVIVEGYTDVMALHAAGVHTAVAACGTAFGEEHLQMLRRFMLDDQFFRGEIIYTFDGDEAGQKAAMRAFEGDQKFTGRSYVAVAPDGMDPCDLRMDRGDAAVREMVADRIPMFEFVIRTIIGGYDTHHIDGRVEAMRRVVPVLAGIRDDALRDEYARQAAGWLSWPDPGEVVAQVRQEARRAGRRSSGPALKEGVARLARRAEEKEREAAAAQAQQSSLTRPDPDDGYLQPVREVLKLMLQEPQLVGADADGLLTDSFEHPTYMAVAEAVQKAGGVGSVGASGDGGHAPGADWLDAVTAATGDVMCRAVISELAVEEPRCEADRLPFYADAVVARMEERWVGAEIAELKARMQRMRPDRGGAEKKEYNATFADLMALEKYRRTLQDRAQDYGELAD
- a CDS encoding GMC oxidoreductase — protein: MAAAAKHYDVLIVGSGFGGSVSALRLTEKGYSVGVVEAGRRFADKDFAKNSWHLRDFLWAPKLGFYGIQRVHLLKDAMILAGAGVGGGSLNYANTLYKPGENYFHSPAWDHITDWEDELSPYYDQARKMLGVVDNPTFTPADKLSKQVAEEMGVGDTFRMTPVGVFFGKKVGLEGEEGETVADPYFGGVGPERTACTECGECMTGCRHGAKNTLLKNYLYLAEKAGTEVHDRSTVTTVRKLGADDEPGWEITVERTGPLFGKKKTRTFTSDYLIIAAGTWGTQNLLHRQKEDGTLPHLSPHLGQLTRTNSEALLGVGLWKSDPEYDFHKGVAITSSYWPAPDTHIEPVRYGVGSNAMGLLQTMNTDGDTKWPRWVEFLRQLAMNPKAVKLVADLRGWSERTMINLVMQARDNSLTTSLKKLGPLRLLTSRQGEGEPNPSWIPEGNEATRRGAAHFDKAVAGGVWPEVFNIPLTAHFLGGCTISDTPEDGVVDPYHRVWGYPSMFVTDGSSITANPGVNPSLSISANAERAAALWPNKGEADPRPAQAETVGAYRRVSPVEPHHPVVPADAPAALRLPITPVRSAPAPSV
- a CDS encoding ribonuclease domain-containing protein, with amino-acid sequence MNSGNNTPRGKIGAVVGAVVVLVAGYFGVDAALDDGGSGTDTTARTSSAARATGATGTGGTAGASGTVSAGGDSCAVDTLPTEADEVIDAVLDGGPFDHPGDDGKHFGNYEGALPKESGSYYREYTVDTPGVHHRGARRIVVGGGSDTDPDVWYYTDDHYASFCSIPDAED
- a CDS encoding deoxyguanosinetriphosphate triphosphohydrolase: MERYRYTGHDLARILPTPDKTLGLPGALPDHRDAFDRDRARVLHSAALRRLADKTQVVGPGSGDTPRTRLTHSLEVAQISRGIGKTLGVDPDLADLAGLTHDIGHPPYGHNGENALNEVAASCGGFEGNAQTLRILVRLEPKVLGPGHDGAETSYGLNLTRASLDAACKYPWGPVAADGSRRRKYSCYAEDLPVLDWIREGAPEGRKCLEAQVMDWSDDVAYSVHDVEDGVLSGRISLNVLWDLVELANLAEKGARAFGGDPAELVEAADRLRAMPPVVRAADFQGSLADLVALKGLTSELVSRFVTAAVTATRARHEREHDAGVGLGRFAADLVVPAEAQAEVTLLKSLAVLYVMDEKQHLARQDRQRDRIFRVSHYLAAGAPGSLDQIYRMWWQEADSDAARLRVVVDQVASLTESRLERLDRAASAISAAWG
- a CDS encoding YdcF family protein, which gives rise to MAALKSLGRGVGTTVRGLIYAIVGTVVVALVIGIATAAHVWAYARQDDRSSADTILVLGAAQYNGTPSQWFEARLDHARDLYEAGVAPRIVTVGGKQEGDAYTEAQAGGMYLVDRGVPQQDITEITEGADTLESAEAFGRRAHDEGWGSVVVVTDPSHSLRATDMVRDQGISAHGSPTRQGPAVSGRQEQVDSILHETGGLLYYKATHRGGGDYSFDDSTAAKLVGRDRD
- a CDS encoding TPM domain-containing protein, which encodes MCADNPVLSTPAGERRSPLRVRGRRAAASLAVAGVAGLGAVGFGLVGAPAAGAVTAPAGQSSTVLAQGTATAPEITLDSQVVDQAGVLSDSEKSSIEDKLAKGPKETDVKAYLVYVDGGNAEQLAGSLQSQLNINNALIIVVDTTSGSVSTNPGRSVPNSVTKDVNSAIKDKMTGGNWAEGGEAIGDVVADVTPTSTYVWGGVAAVVVVGGGGGAFWWSRKKRKQNEAQEIEATRSVAPGDSGDLSQQPTHALRTVAAEELQSTDESIRKGAQELQTAESEFGEERTRDLRRALDSSRRTLSQSYSEYQRLQNGVVRDEMEERAVLIDVISSCGKADEELNSQAARFAELRHQLINAPEIIEKMFQQTVELRSRVPQARTTLESLTTRVDPDLLSSVVDNPDIAEAEIAEAEKAISRAREILKLPAGQQGGLMEAAGTAHVALGQARSQLDGVDHAELQLREAQSNLSSLIDEVDGEITEATQLAAGNAEFNRTAMAAAVDTAKTALAAARSNGAKDPLGTYSALLEADGELDIQIDEARGAQNSYERTLSMVDRTIADATARLQGVEDTIHTRGSMIGVTARSLAQSAGQALDNARRIRDTRPRDALTAAQQANNIAAQAAQHAKKDIDDYNRRNNYHGGGGAGNLVTGLVLGSLLSGHGGFGGGFGGFGGGGGGGDNGFGGGGDTFGI